One Salvia splendens isolate huo1 chromosome 1, SspV2, whole genome shotgun sequence genomic window, GCTTTGATAAACAATGATTTGGGCCAGCTTCAGCCCATTGTTGTATCCCATTACATTTTCTATGACACTATCATTAACTACAAAACAGATTAAGATTGTTGAGCGCACAGTATTCTAACCCAACAGATTTATATTCTCAGTTCCATCCGAACACTTTTTTCATGGCAACATGGGCCAATATGGAAGTAATTTTTGTAAATGTGAAAAGAAATCACATATTTTGACAAAACAGAAACTGTGTGCtggttcatttttttttcttttcatatcttttattttatataccAAGTTGTGGTGTACCATTTCTCTACcactactaacttttttaatcTTTTCTTCAATATTTCATATGATAAGTATTTTGTTTTTTggttttataaataatttataattagggtttattatatatcataattagtgttttataaatattttttatttttatattttcattttctagaTAATCATCTATAATTGgtgttaattatttcaaaatcaaTATTTCCAGAAAAATATTAGTTTCAAATTTagttagtaaaatgtgagttatagtTGATTATTACAATTAGATTTTCATTCTCAACTGTTTGTAAAATTTATATTCTTGAGTGTGGTTCCCAATTAAAACAGAGGTACAGATTATATGTTCTCCAAAAACACAAGGTATGGGATGGAATCCATAATTTCAAAAAATCTATATTTAATCAAGAAAAATATATCTACACCTATATATGAACTTTGAACAATATCCCCCCAAATGAGTTTGTTTGTGTTCGTTACTTTTAGAATACACTAGACCAAGAAAAAGATTTCACATTATGTTCCCCAAAGATCGTGATAAGAATCGATGATTGTTCTGGTTTTCTATCTACACTTGGATGTTTTATATTTGTTCGAGTAACAATCCTCACAAGCATCTTAATCATCTTGTTTAAAAGTTACCTGCAGcatatttgttttattattttacgcCAAACTCTTCTACTGCTAAAAGTACGACTTCCACACAAAAATATCCGACATAAACAGCAGTAATTATGTGTTCCTTAGCAGCTGAAAATAGGCACTAACACACTCCCTACATGTCAAACTCATCCACATTCCAAAAACCTACGAGATAGTATTAAAATAGCAATTCAACATAAGAATTTAACACAATCCAAGTTAAAATCGACATTTATAAGAGCTCATTGCACAAAGCATGAGGAGAAATCAAGATCAGGACATAGGCATTATTAACACAAACGTCACTCAGGCATTCCGCCGAACAGATAGAGAGCATGGAGAAGCAGCATTAAAGGGCTGAAAAAAAATTAACGGAATTTATTCACCTGTATGCAATAGATGTAGCCATCCAATTTCCGGAGACGGAGGGGCTTCTGTATCTTCCCCCGGCGAAAATACCGCCGGAAATCGGACGTGTTTCCCGCCGTTCGATGGAAAAGGATAGGCATTGGAATCACTAACAACACTAACTGGGTTTTCAATCAAACAATGGAGCTTAATATTTGCAATGAATCCAACTTTGAGCTTGTGGTGATTTTCCTTTTCCAGATCTTTActgattttatcaattttattttaaactttgAAACAGTATGTCAATATTTTCcagttcatttttttttaaaaacacgAAACATTATTATCACCTACTTTactactcctttcgtcccataatagatgtcacactttcctttttagttttcccataaaaaatgtcacatttccttttttgaaaaaatttatctctcacattaatataaatatattattttctctttccacttaacatacaaaaacacctcctaaaatctcgtgtcaatctccaagtgtgacatctactagggacagagggagtactttatttctctcttctacttttcaacacaatttttaATCTTTGTGTCTAAAagttgactcaacttagttgggatggatggagtactaATATCGACCAATCCTACACCATTAGATCTTAAAATGAGTGGACGACATTAAAGCTTATGAATTTCTCattgaagatgacccactttccttttttggtttgtcccaatcaaaatgactcattattaaaaatggaaacacttttatctctactttatttcctctctcttactttactctctacacttaacacacaaaatctaagttgcataaaatcccgtgtcgTCCAAGAAAGtgatcatcttccttgggacggagggattagtagattaaatatcaataaaagggAAAATAAGTAATCTGTTATTACATAATAATTTTAAcgatttttttatatcaacataaagtattacaaatatcaagaCTGTAGGATGTGAATTTCAACACAAATACccaaaaatatcaacacaattttattgatattgtacatgcattatattgaaatttttcgatgcatttattgatataaaatctATTTATCAACAcatacgaaaattgaaataaaaattataaaatttcatcatccgatcATTCGTCGGAACATATGTAATTGAGATCTGGTTaaaatccttatgaaattacctttaatttgatatatttttttacaaaaaaaaacaatgaaattGAGGCAGTAACGTAAATTTACAGCAAAATATTGATCATAGAGAAAGTGTTAGTTTTAATAACCACATataagaattgacattaatacattttaagtttatttcataatttttttaatttaaaatacaaggCATTATTCCAATAACTAGATCTCATAATCTAATGACTAAGATTTGATCTTAATTTGGAATTGCTAATTACTCCTTTCATCTCATAATAGAaatcacactttcctttttagtttgtctcacaaaagatgttatatttctattttaagaaaaaattctctctcacattaatataaaaattatatttttctcttcatttaacacacaaaacaaaatttcctaaaatctcgtgtcgtcccacaagtgtgacatcttttatgagacGGGGGGagtagttagcaattgatcacaaccttctaaaaattaaaatgtgagtgataataagttagtgaaatatgagatccactacaaaaaatggtagtaaaagtgaaaggtgacaaaatTTTAGGTatggacgaaaatggaaagtgacaaattttcaggtaGGAAGAGAGTAGTATTTATCTATAAAAATTTCTTTTGTATCTACTGTTTAAATCGTGTATATTCCATTACTGTCACATgtaaataacaaattaattatttcggttttgtgtattttatctttataagattaaattattataatttaaattaaatatctgTGTCGCACAGGTGTGACAGTAGTGTAATAAGGGCAAACTTCAAGGAAATAGAAAGCTGAGAAAAATGTTACACCATCACCAATAACTTAACAAGAGATTTAGACCAacataatatattcaaataCATCTTTGATCTAGTCTAGTTATTCACAGTCAATCTCTATGATCAAATATTTTGCAGTAGTAGATTTCATAATAACACATATAACACCTCCCATTTATGCACCAAGAACAACCCTATACAGATTCAAATCAAACCACAGAAATAAACCAAACTAAATTCTATACTTATGAAATATCCACGCAGACAGAGAACATATAGCAGTCCCTTTCCACTGAACAATAAGGCTCTTCCCATTCAACTCAAGTGTGCAAGAATCGCCACAATCGAACATTTTAAGGCTCAATCTCGCATGATCAAGTGCCGATGAGCTCAACTCCTTCTCCATCATCCCAAACTTCGTAAAAAAAGCCCTCCAAACATCAATCCCCACTATCCTAGACCTCCTCTCCTCCCCCTCAGCTCCCACGGTTGTTCTCAACGAGGGGCCAAACAGATTTGACTCTACAAACTCTCTATCCACAGCAACATTCTTCAAACAATCCTCCACACAATCAAAGTAGGCGCCATAGTAGAAAAGGGCCTCAACAAACCGGTTCACAAACACTGGTGAGTTCACATTCCCCTCGGGTTCACACACTATCATTACACATGGATTTGTGTTCTTGATGAATCTGATGAGAGATTCCAGCTGGTTTGGCCTCACAATCATGAACTTCAACGCGTTTGATGCATACACCACTGTTTTCTCGTCAGAATCACACCTTTTTTGGAGTTTTAACATGTCGTCAAGCTTGATCAAGTGGAAGGAGAAGCTCAAGTTCAAGGAGTTAGCCAGATTTTTGAGATTAACGCCTGCAGCCTCCGCGAGCATGAGGCCAGAGCTCAGCACCACAGCGGTTATCTTGTAATGCTTCAAAGAGGATTCATTTTTAGATGCTAGAGCTTGCATCAGGATCACGTGGTGGAGCTCACAACGCATGTCAAGATCAATGATGTGGACTTTTTTGGAAGAGGAGACATGACCGATGAGCTCTTGAACCCCAGCAAATTGAGTTACTTGAATTGGAGGCACTTTCTGGTGAAACGCTGCTAATCCTGACGCTGAGACCACGGGATTCATTTCCCTGGTCTTGGTTTCTTCGTTGAATCGTCCTGTTTCTCGAGCAATCTTGTCAAGGAGAGCCTCGGAGAAATAGTAAACAAGTCGCCTTATCACATTTGATTGGCTAAAACTAAAGTTATGGCAGAGTGAAAGAAGCTTCCCTGCTGCAACATATTGCTGATTGCTCACTTTCTCAGCAGAGGAGAGAAGATCCTGCAGCAGTTGGAGGTCTGCAACGTGGTCTGAGGTGATGCCTATGAAGGCACTGGCATAGGGGTGGCTGAGGGCAGAGAGCTCACCTCTGGCATTTGTGTTGGACTTGATGAAGTTTATTGCAGCCAGCTCGATTATGTCATTGGTTGACAATGGTGTGGGAGAAGGCAAGTTTTGTGCCCCCAAGCAATGAAGACTTTTGCCACCCGGTTTGCTCATCTTGCTAGTGTAGTTGTTCCTCAGAATCTCGAGAGATGCAGAGGGGAAAAAAGCATATGATTTTTCTTCATGTTGTTGTGACTTTGGAGGAGAAACAATGTCAAGAGGTAGATCATTTAGGCCGCCCCCGTTTGATAGAAATGTAACTTCTTCGTAGTCTGGAGAAGCCTTGTATGCCTGAGGAACTCCAAGGTCAGGACAACATGAAATGGCTTCAAGAGTCCtcacaaaataaaagaaaatgaaatttggtTGTTTATTACCTGAAAGGTGCAAAACTGATCTCCGGTTGACATTGCTGCAAATGATGTATTGAGAAGTTCTTGGTTTATTTTTATGTATAGTGTTTTACATCAACAGAAGTGACGAAAGCACAGTCTCTGAAAACAGAAGTGAAAAAAAAGGTTGATGTTTACAAAGGATACAGGTGGTAGATAACTACTAAGACAATGAGCAAACATCAAGAAAAGTTTAAACAGTTTAATCTTGTCTCATTTGGCCAACCTAAGACTATATAGATTTGATTTAGCGCTATAAATGGATGTTACCATAAACATATACAAGAAAAGACATGTTAGTCGGCTTGTATGACAAGAAGATCAGTccaaaacaataataaaaataaattattgcatTGTTAGTGAACGTACTTCCATCTTGTTAGTGTCTCAAGTTGGACAAAATGACTATTCTATTAACACAGCTGGAAGGTAATTGGAACATACTGTTGTCTTATAAAAGACAATACTGTGCAATCCCCAAAACAGTTCAAATATCTCAAACAAATTCTGACTTTCTTCAAGTAACAAAAATGTACAGTTCTAGCAAGgctttggagagagaaaatcaTGTGCAAACTTACTCATTTCAAGGAGACGAGAGCATTTGTGAGTCTGACCTGCTCTTTTACGAAGAGCTACCGACTCATTTTGCTGCTCTTGATGATCTGTATCTTGATAAAGCTTGTTCCAGCAACGAGCCTCGAGATTGGCAGCCAAGCCCACAAGGAGAAAAGGCCATATGCATTTCCCTCTGCAGCCATGGAGATTACAGAGAGACAAGGCGAAGGGCAACAGCCAACGGGCACCCCCTCCAACGTTGTCGGTCATTCAGCTGATTGAGCTGGCAATGAGAAGTTTCACCCATTCCGATTCCAAAACAGGAAAGGATTTCCATCACTCTGCTGTCATTTATCCGAATAGAGCCACCTTCTCCAGAAGCAAGTCTGAGGATATTCGGCTCGTGCAGGACCTCCTGTCGTGTGCTCAGGCAGTGTCCAATCATAACAACGATTGTGCTAGTGAGTTTCTAAAAGAGTTCAGCAAGCTGAGCTCCGGCTCGACCAATGTGATGCAGCGTCTGGTCTACTATTTCTCTGAATCTCTATGTGACAGGATATTACCAGTGAATACAAGGCCATTAGAATTAATACCTCCGATCTCGGACACAGCTT contains:
- the LOC121746477 gene encoding GRAS family protein RAM1-like, encoding MSTGDQFCTFQAYKASPDYEEVTFLSNGGGLNDLPLDIVSPPKSQQHEEKSYAFFPSASLEILRNNYTSKMSKPGGKSLHCLGAQNLPSPTPLSTNDIIELAAINFIKSNTNARGELSALSHPYASAFIGITSDHVADLQLLQDLLSSAEKVSNQQYVAAGKLLSLCHNFSFSQSNVIRRLVYYFSEALLDKIARETGRFNEETKTREMNPVVSASGLAAFHQKVPPIQVTQFAGVQELIGHVSSSKKVHIIDLDMRCELHHVILMQALASKNESSLKHYKITAVVLSSGLMLAEAAGVNLKNLANSLNLSFSFHLIKLDDMLKLQKRCDSDEKTVVYASNALKFMIVRPNQLESLIRFIKNTNPCVMIVCEPEGNVNSPVFVNRFVEALFYYGAYFDCVEDCLKNVAVDREFVESNLFGPSLRTTVGAEGEERRSRIVGIDVWRAFFTKFGMMEKELSSSALDHARLSLKMFDCGDSCTLELNGKSLIVQWKGTAICSLSAWIFHKYRI
- the LOC121764213 gene encoding uncharacterized protein LOC121764213, translated to MTILLTQLEVLARLWREKIMCKLTHFKETRAFQRASRLAAKPTRRKGHMHFPLQPWRLQRDKAKGNSQRAPPPTLSVIQLIELAMRSFTHSDSKTGKDFHHSAVIYPNRATFSRSKSEDIRLVQDLLSCAQAVSNHNNDCASEFLKEFSKLSSGSTNVMQRLVYYFSESLCDRILPVNTRPLELIPPISDTASLIEKLPFNQVMQFAGVQTMLDHISSSWPLWRPQTCCFNASFNY